The sequence below is a genomic window from Luteimonas sp. MC1825.
CCAGCAGATCTGGTCGACCTCCACGCCGTCGGCACCTGCCCAGTGCCGCCACTGCTTGCCGTACACCGGGCCCAGTTCGCCGTCGGCGTCGGCCCACTCGTCCCAGATGCCGACCTTGTGCTCGCGCAGGTAGGCGATGTTGGTCTCGCCGCGCAGGAACCAGAGCAGCTCGTGGATGATCGAGCGCAGGTGCAGCTTCTTGGTGGTGACCAGCGGGAACCCGTCGTTCAGGTCGAAGCGCATCTGCCAGCCGAACACGCTGCGCGTGCCGGTGCCGGTGCGGTCGGCCTTGTCGGTGCCGTTCTCGAGGACGTGGCGCAGGAGGTCGAGGTACTGGCGCATGGCGTCGGGCTCCTCAGTCGGTGGTGCGGGGGCCGGAAGCGGTCGGGAGCACGGGCTGCAGGGTCGGCGAGCGCCGCGCCAGCCACAGCCAGTACAACCCGACCAGGACCAGCGGCAGGCTCAATACCTGGCCCATGGTCAGCCAGCCGAAAGCCAGGTAGCCAAGATGGGCGTCAGGCTCGCGCACGAACTCCACCAGGAAGCGGAACGCGCCGTACAGCAGCGCGAACATGCCGGCAACCGCATAGCGCGGACGCGGACGGCGCGAGAACCACCACAGCGCCGCGAACATCACCACGCCCTCGAGGAACGCCTGGTACAGCTGCGACGGATGGCGCGCGAACTGTGCCAGCTCGCCCGCCTGGAACTGCGCGCGCAGCGCGGCCTCGGGCAGGCTGGCCAGCTCCGGCGGCAGGGCGTTGCGGAACACCACGCCCCAGCCGGCGTCGGTCGGCTTGCCCCACAGCTCGCCGCCGATCCAGTTGCCGATGCGGCCGAAGCCCAGCCCCAGCGGCACCAGGGGTGCGACGAAGTCCATCGTGTCGAACACGTGCAGGCGGCGCGCGCGCGACCACAGCCAGATCGCCACCAGCACGCCGAGCAGGCCGCCGTGGAAGCTCATGCCGCCGTCCCAGACCTTGAACAGCATCAGCGGGTCGGCCAGCAGGTCGCCGAAGGCATAGAACAGCACGTAGCCGATGCGGCCGCCCAGCACCACGCCGAGCATGCCGTAGAACATCAGGTCGCCGAAGCCCGCGTCGTCCACGCCGGGCAGGCGCCCCGCGCGGATCCGTGAGCGCCCGAGCCACCACGCGCTGGCGAACGCCAGCAGGTACATCACGCCGTACCAGTGCACCGCCGGCTGGAACGTCCGCCCGAGCAGCGCGAATGCCGGGGACTGGAGCGCGATCGGGTCGATCAGGTGCAGGTAGGCCATGCCGTCCTCAGCCCGGT
It includes:
- the lgt gene encoding prolipoprotein diacylglyceryl transferase, translated to MAYLHLIDPIALQSPAFALLGRTFQPAVHWYGVMYLLAFASAWWLGRSRIRAGRLPGVDDAGFGDLMFYGMLGVVLGGRIGYVLFYAFGDLLADPLMLFKVWDGGMSFHGGLLGVLVAIWLWSRARRLHVFDTMDFVAPLVPLGLGFGRIGNWIGGELWGKPTDAGWGVVFRNALPPELASLPEAALRAQFQAGELAQFARHPSQLYQAFLEGVVMFAALWWFSRRPRPRYAVAGMFALLYGAFRFLVEFVREPDAHLGYLAFGWLTMGQVLSLPLVLVGLYWLWLARRSPTLQPVLPTASGPRTTD